A section of the Streptomyces sp. NBC_00178 genome encodes:
- a CDS encoding SLC13 family permease, translating into MVRDFSWGRLWSGRSGHGGPKGVVRRLHPLDWLAGGLLALGLLAVVTGLLPTGPAEDQLRRVGPLVVFLGTVIVMAELTGRAQVFDVVASWVARTGRGRYALLFGLCVLFASLTTITLNLDTTAVLLTPVMLAMATRVGIAAVPLAMTTVWLANTASLLLPVSNLTNLLAADRVALSPSGLAAVMWLPQLAAIGVTAACLWAFYWRRGRRGQDRYTPPEPPVAEDPVLLRICAVACAGFLLAILVADVPLWSASLTAMLVVVVAFAVRRRAELSLSLVPWRLLVLVPGMFLVVETVNAHGLHELLEWVLGTDNGFAGMLRSAAVGAGMSNVLNNLPAYVAGEAVVPAGNHEQLLALLIGVNVGPVITPWASLATLLWFERCRFHGTRIGMGRFLWTGLVLSVTGTSAAVCALALVS; encoded by the coding sequence ATGGTAAGAGATTTCTCATGGGGGCGACTGTGGTCCGGCCGGTCCGGGCACGGTGGGCCGAAAGGCGTCGTACGGCGGCTGCATCCGCTCGACTGGCTCGCGGGCGGTCTGCTGGCGCTGGGGCTGCTCGCGGTGGTGACCGGGCTGCTGCCCACCGGTCCTGCGGAGGACCAGCTGCGGCGGGTCGGTCCGCTGGTGGTGTTCCTCGGCACCGTGATCGTGATGGCCGAACTGACGGGCCGGGCGCAGGTCTTCGACGTGGTGGCCTCCTGGGTGGCGCGGACGGGGCGTGGCCGCTACGCGCTGCTCTTCGGGCTGTGCGTGCTGTTCGCCTCGCTCACCACGATCACGCTGAACCTGGACACGACGGCGGTGCTGCTCACCCCGGTCATGCTGGCGATGGCGACCCGGGTGGGGATCGCGGCGGTCCCGCTGGCGATGACGACGGTGTGGCTCGCGAACACGGCGAGTCTGCTGCTGCCGGTGTCGAACCTGACGAATCTCCTGGCGGCGGACCGGGTGGCGCTGTCGCCGTCCGGTCTGGCCGCGGTGATGTGGCTGCCGCAGCTCGCGGCGATCGGTGTGACGGCGGCCTGCCTGTGGGCGTTCTACTGGCGGCGCGGGCGGCGGGGGCAGGACCGCTACACCCCGCCGGAGCCGCCGGTGGCCGAGGACCCCGTGCTGCTGAGGATCTGCGCGGTGGCCTGCGCGGGGTTCCTGCTGGCGATCCTGGTCGCCGACGTGCCGCTGTGGTCGGCGTCGCTGACCGCGATGCTGGTCGTGGTGGTGGCGTTCGCCGTGCGCCGCAGGGCGGAACTGAGCCTGTCGCTGGTGCCGTGGCGGCTGCTGGTCCTGGTGCCGGGGATGTTCCTGGTCGTGGAGACGGTCAACGCGCACGGTCTGCACGAACTGCTGGAGTGGGTCCTCGGCACGGACAACGGTTTCGCGGGGATGCTGCGTTCGGCCGCCGTCGGGGCGGGGATGTCCAACGTCCTGAACAACCTGCCGGCCTATGTGGCGGGCGAGGCCGTCGTCCCCGCGGGGAACCACGAGCAGCTGCTGGCCCTGCTCATCGGTGTCAACGTGGGCCCGGTCATCACGCCGTGGGCCTCCCTGGCGACGCTGCTCTGGTTCGAGCGGTGCCGCTTCCACGGCACGCGGATCGGCATGGGCCGCTTCCTGTGGACGGGTCTGGTCCTGTCGGTGACGGGGACGTCCGCCGCGGTCTGCGCGCTGGCGCTGGTCAGCTGA
- a CDS encoding inositol monophosphatase family protein: MSTSAPDPASATALPGGAGPYAEERAVAVAAAEAAGHMLRERFGAPLAVRTKDASGDVVTALDLAAEEIVLARLRRHFPYDSILSEEAGMLDGPGHRTWLVDPLDGTNNVAVGLPACVVGIALCVAGAPVLGVVHEPLTGRTWHAVSGHGAHTDTGPLTGPDGRLPAPGPVIAWTQGHAVGRRNTRAAALRQHLELGCRRVLQLWAPLLGWSMLARGTIDGFVGYRAEGLDLPAGALLAAESGVLLRTLGGGVFRPGFEGPGEDRSFVAARADTLDYLLAQVAAVGVRDPGRPRVS; the protein is encoded by the coding sequence ATGAGCACATCAGCGCCTGACCCCGCTTCCGCCACCGCACTGCCCGGCGGCGCCGGTCCGTACGCCGAGGAGCGCGCCGTCGCCGTCGCCGCGGCCGAGGCCGCCGGACACATGCTCCGGGAACGCTTCGGCGCCCCCCTCGCGGTGCGCACCAAGGACGCCTCGGGCGACGTGGTCACCGCGCTCGACCTGGCCGCCGAGGAGATCGTCCTCGCCCGCCTGCGGCGCCACTTCCCGTACGACAGCATCCTGTCCGAGGAGGCCGGGATGCTGGACGGGCCCGGCCACCGCACCTGGCTCGTCGACCCGCTCGACGGCACGAACAACGTGGCGGTCGGGCTGCCCGCCTGCGTCGTCGGCATCGCCCTGTGCGTGGCCGGCGCACCCGTGCTCGGAGTCGTCCACGAACCGCTCACCGGCCGTACCTGGCACGCCGTGTCCGGCCACGGGGCGCACACCGACACCGGCCCGCTGACCGGGCCCGACGGCAGACTCCCCGCCCCCGGACCGGTCATCGCGTGGACCCAGGGACACGCCGTGGGCCGCCGGAACACCCGGGCCGCCGCCCTGCGCCAGCACCTCGAACTCGGCTGCCGCCGCGTGCTGCAGCTGTGGGCGCCGCTGCTCGGCTGGAGCATGCTGGCCAGGGGCACCATCGACGGCTTCGTGGGTTACCGGGCCGAAGGACTCGACCTGCCCGCCGGGGCGCTCCTCGCGGCCGAGTCCGGGGTCCTCCTGCGGACCCTGGGCGGCGGGGTGTTCAGGCCCGGATTCGAAGGCCCGGGTGAGGACCGCAGCTTCGTCGCCGCCCGCGCCGACACCCTGGACTACCTGCTCGCCCAGGTGGCCGCGGTGGGCGTCCGCGACCCCGGCCGCCCCCGGGTCAGCTGA